From one Thermoproteales archaeon genomic stretch:
- a CDS encoding energy-coupling factor transporter transmembrane protein EcfT, producing the protein MSSLFEGFKFKRKNTIIHNLDPRSKAIYLFITFASALIFVEPIPLLIILSTSIPLIVLAKSLREWSKSMRGLLLFIAFIFILNLLSTPVNRVNYAASMVLRFLALTSAFSVFFLTTTPDDFMAALEKLGLPKEYTLMFTMSIRFVPTLARDLQIIIDAQKSRGLELEKGNFIQRVKNYVPILIPLIIYEIRRSIMIAEALEARAFGASKKTTPYIVLKFSLWDYVFSAIVLLFFGLLISMKLLNMLPPWMNIKLPDF; encoded by the coding sequence ATGAGTAGCTTATTTGAAGGTTTCAAGTTCAAAAGGAAAAACACGATTATTCACAATCTAGATCCTAGGTCGAAAGCTATTTACTTATTTATCACGTTCGCTTCAGCGCTAATATTCGTTGAACCGATTCCATTGTTGATAATATTGTCGACTTCTATTCCTTTAATAGTGCTTGCTAAATCTTTGAGAGAATGGAGTAAAAGTATGAGGGGGCTACTGCTTTTTATAGCTTTCATTTTTATTCTGAACTTACTTTCTACGCCAGTGAATAGAGTCAACTACGCCGCCTCAATGGTTTTAAGATTTTTAGCGTTAACATCAGCGTTCTCGGTTTTCTTTTTAACAACCACGCCAGATGATTTTATGGCTGCTCTTGAGAAGCTCGGGCTTCCAAAGGAATATACGCTTATGTTTACAATGTCTATTCGCTTTGTACCAACGCTAGCGAGAGATCTACAAATAATAATTGATGCTCAAAAAAGTCGAGGATTAGAGCTTGAAAAAGGCAATTTTATTCAACGTGTAAAAAACTATGTTCCGATACTTATTCCATTGATAATATACGAAATAAGAAGAAGCATAATGATAGCTGAAGCATTAGAAGCGAGAGCATTTGGAGCATCTAAAAAAACAACACCTTACATAGTTTTAAAATTCTCGCTCTGGGATTACGTATTCTCGGCGATAGTCTTGCTGTTCTTTGGTCTGCTCATAAGTATGAAGTTGTTAAACATGCTGCCCCCTTGGATGAATATAAAGTTACCAGATTTCTAA
- a CDS encoding helix-turn-helix domain-containing protein: MAKIAYRLLEGPKVKLTNTERKIVLAYLEKRRRAKDIAQALGVSPRTVYKALYKYRLNLKALGLTLDAVSENAESVSNRKTEKSSLLDSRATESIFLKEALMEEIRKVVKETLSSMFGIYPYQQNLQFIHDKVLIEALNKLEQKIEKLSQSIEKLTITISNMDTGDKMEKASIEDGDFTESIVPSFVQGNPWLTVLRSRGKET, translated from the coding sequence ATGGCGAAAATCGCTTACAGATTACTTGAAGGCCCAAAGGTGAAATTGACTAATACTGAAAGAAAAATAGTTCTAGCATACTTAGAGAAACGAAGAAGAGCTAAGGATATCGCCCAAGCTCTTGGAGTATCTCCGAGAACTGTATACAAGGCATTATATAAATATAGACTAAATCTGAAAGCGCTGGGGCTCACCTTAGATGCGGTATCTGAGAATGCTGAAAGTGTAAGCAATAGAAAAACAGAAAAAAGCTCGCTGCTTGATTCGAGAGCTACTGAAAGTATATTTTTAAAAGAAGCACTAATGGAAGAAATACGCAAAGTTGTTAAAGAAACTTTATCTAGCATGTTTGGAATTTATCCATATCAGCAAAATCTACAGTTTATACACGATAAGGTTTTAATCGAAGCATTAAACAAACTTGAGCAAAAAATAGAAAAATTATCTCAAAGCATAGAAAAACTGACGATAACAATATCCAACATGGATACAGGCGATAAAATGGAAAAAGCCAGTATCGAAGACGGTGATTTTACCGAAAGTATAGTTCCTTCCTTTGTCCAAGGCAATCCCTGGCTTACCGTCCTTAGAAGTCGTGGAAAAGAAACGTGA
- a CDS encoding 30S ribosomal protein S30e: protein MPSHGSLTKAGKVRAATPKIPKQPKKNLHPRRRNYRNYKKRILYASASRF, encoded by the coding sequence ATGCCATCACACGGGTCGTTGACTAAAGCTGGAAAGGTAAGAGCTGCCACGCCAAAAATACCTAAGCAGCCTAAAAAGAATTTACATCCTAGAAGGCGTAATTACAGGAATTATAAGAAGAGAATATTATATGCTTCTGCGTCAAGATTCTAG
- the gatD gene encoding Glu-tRNA(Gln) amidotransferase subunit GatD gives MVESHYSPKVRELMKKYGVEIFDRVNIILGDGRAYTGIILPRPRHGDPNSIILKLDNGYNVGFSVNERTKIELIEKMPEPKLAEVIKPKISPGLPMIMMLGTGGTIASRIDYRSGAVYSFFTAEEIYSMIPELIEIANVDTETVFSIFSEDMTPQNWTVIAEKVYRHLKKGDYTGIVIAHGTDTMGYTAAALSFAVRNLPYPVILVGAQRSSDRPSTDTIENVIAAVTTAAYAPFAEVAVVMHGSMSDDFCLAHRGTKVRKCHTSRRDAFRTINGDPLAIIRRRQIKMLTDDYLPRDPDRTPVLENSFEDKVILLKFYPGMKEEIIELLVDAGYRGIVLEGTGLGHVRNELISVISKAVKDGVAFVMTSQCIWGRINMNVYSTGVDLLKAGVIPGEDMLPETAFVKLSWILAKTDDLDEVRKLMLTNIAGEINYHSNAKYYPEVYPHGRT, from the coding sequence ATGGTCGAGAGCCACTATTCTCCTAAAGTAAGGGAGTTAATGAAAAAGTATGGCGTTGAAATTTTTGACAGAGTAAATATAATTCTTGGAGATGGCAGAGCTTATACAGGGATTATCTTACCCCGTCCTAGGCATGGCGACCCAAACTCAATTATCCTCAAACTTGACAATGGTTATAATGTAGGATTCTCTGTCAATGAGCGGACAAAAATTGAATTGATAGAAAAAATGCCGGAACCTAAATTGGCAGAAGTCATTAAGCCAAAAATTTCGCCTGGTTTACCTATGATAATGATGCTGGGTACTGGTGGAACTATAGCTTCTAGAATTGATTATAGATCCGGCGCTGTATACTCGTTTTTCACCGCGGAAGAAATTTATTCTATGATTCCAGAATTGATAGAGATAGCTAATGTAGATACCGAGACCGTGTTTAGCATATTTAGCGAAGATATGACGCCCCAGAACTGGACGGTTATCGCTGAAAAAGTATACCGACATCTTAAAAAGGGAGATTATACAGGAATAGTTATAGCTCATGGAACAGATACTATGGGGTACACGGCCGCGGCTCTTAGTTTTGCTGTAAGAAATCTTCCTTATCCCGTTATACTTGTTGGGGCTCAAAGATCGTCCGATAGACCGTCAACGGACACCATAGAAAACGTAATAGCCGCAGTGACTACGGCTGCCTACGCGCCTTTCGCTGAAGTGGCTGTGGTCATGCATGGGAGTATGAGCGATGATTTTTGCCTAGCTCATCGGGGCACAAAAGTTAGGAAATGTCATACAAGTAGGCGAGATGCTTTTAGAACGATAAATGGCGATCCTCTTGCGATCATAAGACGTAGACAGATAAAAATGTTGACCGATGATTATCTGCCTAGAGATCCTGACAGGACTCCAGTATTGGAAAACTCTTTCGAGGATAAAGTCATTTTGTTAAAGTTTTATCCTGGAATGAAGGAGGAAATAATTGAATTACTTGTCGACGCTGGATACCGAGGTATAGTGTTAGAGGGAACTGGCTTAGGACATGTTAGAAACGAGCTAATTTCGGTAATTTCTAAAGCTGTAAAAGATGGAGTGGCTTTCGTTATGACGTCGCAATGCATTTGGGGGAGGATTAATATGAACGTTTATAGTACCGGTGTAGATCTTTTAAAAGCAGGTGTTATTCCAGGCGAGGATATGTTACCGGAAACGGCTTTTGTAAAATTAAGCTGGATTCTAGCCAAAACAGATGATTTGGACGAAGTTCGTAAGCTCATGCTGACGAACATCGCTGGCGAAATAAACTATCATTCTAATGCAAAATATTATCCGGAGGTTTATCCGCATGGAAGGACGTAG
- the gatE gene encoding Glu-tRNA(Gln) amidotransferase subunit GatE, translated as MEGRRVKIRCGIEFHQMLNTKNKLFCNCPTILRKDDPDIIFKRKLRPTRSELGEVDPAALFEFKKGYTYVYEAYSDTTCLVEMDEEPPHDLNHEALEISLMIALMLNSRPVDEVFVMRKIVIDGSNTTGFQRTALISTGGQISVDGKTIRIQTICLEEDAARKISENAKTKEIIYRLDRLGIPLIEIVTAPDIESPEEAEKVAYKIGQLLRITGRVKRGLGTIRQDLNISVEGGARVEIKGVQKIELIKLVIANEIQRQLNLLKIRDELEKRGLKLEEIRNEFVDVTEVFTNTSSKMIKKALSRGGKVLALKLPKFKGLIGREIQPGRRLGTEFADRARYWGGVGGIIHSDELPGYGIGESTVQRIREILNCKDLDAFVIVADSKDKCIAALEAVAERAREAVEGVPNETRAANPDGTTRYSRPMPGKARMYPETDIRPIRLSPEFLDKVRRNLPEMPEQKLDKFIRIYGLNETLAKQMLNSYHLDIFEYIVEKIGVSATLVANTLENIMKSLRREGYPIENIKDEKIIELFKHIKSENIAKEAIPEILAFLSQNPDASIEEALDKLGLRGLSPEELEKIVEEVLQNNKQLIASKGERAMGAIMGDVMKIVRGKIDGRTVSEVVRVKLKSFLDDIEATS; from the coding sequence ATGGAAGGACGTAGGGTAAAAATAAGATGCGGTATCGAATTTCATCAAATGCTAAATACCAAAAACAAATTATTCTGCAATTGTCCAACTATATTGAGAAAGGACGATCCTGATATTATTTTTAAAAGAAAACTTAGGCCAACAAGGAGCGAACTAGGCGAAGTAGATCCGGCTGCACTATTTGAATTTAAAAAGGGATATACATATGTATACGAAGCGTATAGCGATACGACATGTCTAGTTGAGATGGATGAGGAACCCCCACATGATCTGAATCATGAAGCTCTCGAAATTTCTCTCATGATAGCTTTAATGCTTAATTCTAGACCCGTAGACGAAGTATTCGTAATGAGGAAAATAGTCATTGACGGTTCGAACACTACTGGCTTCCAGAGAACAGCTTTGATTTCAACAGGGGGTCAGATATCGGTTGATGGGAAGACAATTCGCATACAAACCATATGTCTTGAAGAAGATGCAGCAAGAAAAATATCTGAAAATGCCAAGACAAAAGAGATAATTTATAGATTAGATAGGCTTGGAATACCCCTCATAGAAATTGTGACTGCTCCCGATATAGAATCTCCCGAAGAAGCTGAAAAGGTAGCATATAAAATTGGACAATTACTGCGGATAACGGGTAGAGTAAAGAGGGGGCTTGGAACTATAAGACAGGATCTGAATATCTCAGTTGAAGGGGGAGCGAGGGTCGAAATTAAAGGAGTTCAGAAAATCGAGTTAATCAAGCTGGTAATAGCTAATGAAATTCAGAGGCAATTAAACCTATTAAAAATCAGGGACGAGTTAGAGAAAAGAGGGTTAAAGTTGGAGGAAATAAGAAATGAATTTGTAGACGTTACTGAAGTTTTCACCAATACGAGCTCGAAAATGATTAAAAAGGCTTTAAGCCGCGGTGGTAAAGTATTAGCTTTAAAGCTACCTAAATTCAAGGGCTTAATCGGGAGAGAAATACAGCCTGGTAGAAGATTGGGAACAGAATTCGCAGATAGGGCTAGATACTGGGGGGGCGTGGGAGGAATAATACATAGCGATGAACTACCTGGGTATGGAATTGGAGAATCTACTGTGCAAAGAATTAGAGAAATATTGAATTGCAAGGATTTAGACGCTTTTGTAATAGTTGCTGATAGCAAAGATAAATGTATAGCTGCCTTAGAAGCTGTTGCTGAAAGAGCTCGAGAAGCAGTAGAAGGAGTGCCTAACGAAACCAGAGCAGCAAACCCGGATGGTACGACTAGATATTCTAGACCTATGCCTGGTAAAGCTAGAATGTACCCGGAAACGGATATTCGACCAATTAGACTGTCTCCAGAGTTTTTGGATAAAGTGAGAAGAAATTTACCTGAGATGCCGGAGCAAAAACTGGATAAATTTATCCGTATCTATGGACTCAATGAAACTTTAGCTAAACAAATGCTCAATTCTTATCACCTAGACATTTTCGAGTATATTGTAGAGAAAATTGGCGTTTCGGCAACCCTTGTAGCTAATACCCTCGAAAATATAATGAAAAGTTTAAGACGTGAAGGTTATCCTATCGAAAACATAAAAGATGAAAAAATAATAGAACTGTTTAAACACATAAAATCTGAGAATATAGCTAAGGAAGCAATACCTGAGATACTTGCATTTCTATCTCAGAATCCTGATGCAAGTATTGAAGAAGCTTTAGACAAGCTGGGTTTAAGAGGATTAAGTCCAGAGGAGTTAGAAAAAATAGTAGAGGAGGTGCTTCAGAATAATAAACAGTTAATTGCCAGCAAAGGAGAAAGAGCTATGGGAGCGATAATGGGCGATGTTATGAAGATTGTGAGAGGGAAGATCGACGGTAGAACCGTGAGTGAAGTTGTTAGGGTAAAATTAAAATCGTTTTTGGATGATATTGAAGCTACTTCCTAA
- a CDS encoding signal recognition particle subunit SRP19/SEC65 family protein, whose protein sequence is MKKSDKRFVVLWTVYFDKNKSRRYGRKLPISLSVEKPSLKDLEAALKSLKYNYAIEETKKYPASWFDSTGRILVFTDKKKGILLKEVALKLKQLKFRK, encoded by the coding sequence ATGAAGAAAAGTGACAAAAGATTTGTGGTCTTGTGGACTGTATATTTTGATAAAAACAAAAGCAGACGCTACGGCCGAAAACTCCCCATTAGTTTATCCGTCGAGAAACCATCGCTGAAAGACCTGGAAGCAGCATTGAAGTCGCTGAAATACAATTATGCGATCGAAGAAACAAAAAAATATCCAGCTTCATGGTTTGACAGCACAGGTAGAATCCTCGTTTTTACTGATAAAAAGAAAGGGATCTTGTTAAAGGAAGTAGCTTTAAAGCTTAAACAGCTCAAATTTAGGAAGTAG
- a CDS encoding 30S ribosomal protein S8e, producing MSVYHGGDLRKITGGRKRPHRKVKLKTHMGRFPVETTLGSEPVAKIVKTKGGGIKVKLKKAAVANVVIPSEKTTKKVKILKIVSNPASRDYTRRGVITRGAIIETELGMARVVSRPGQDGVVNAVLIEE from the coding sequence ATGAGCGTGTATCATGGAGGAGATTTGAGAAAAATAACAGGAGGGCGTAAACGTCCGCATCGTAAGGTAAAACTAAAGACACATATGGGTCGCTTTCCAGTAGAGACGACGCTAGGCTCGGAACCTGTAGCTAAAATAGTTAAAACCAAGGGTGGAGGAATAAAAGTGAAACTTAAGAAAGCTGCAGTCGCTAACGTTGTTATTCCTTCGGAAAAAACCACGAAAAAAGTTAAGATTTTAAAGATAGTTTCTAATCCGGCAAGCAGAGACTACACTAGAAGAGGCGTAATAACAAGAGGCGCAATCATAGAAACTGAGCTTGGAATGGCTCGTGTTGTTTCTAGACCAGGACAAGATGGCGTCGTTAACGCGGTTCTCATCGAAGAATAA
- a CDS encoding C/D box methylation guide ribonucleoprotein complex aNOP56 subunit (functions along with aFIB and aL7a; guides 2'-O-methylation of ribose to specific sites in RNAs), producing MMAYILENVIGVLALNEKGEIIAYKLFDRKVEKIAENILKLEKGQLIDQISQLVEELRNKKYSTIVVEDENLARSIAAANEGIEVLVKPGNKIACKFREEKETYASILGVGKEEYRRLTYLVALEVTRRKVRKAAEKRDLFIAQAISAVDEVTKTINLFASRIREWYGLHFPEMDDIIEDHETYVRLVYEIGKRENYTKENLKEFDLPEGVKRRLIEVAGKSMGASITEFDLQAMRSLARLTLDLIEVKASLHEYIDEAMKEVAPNIRGLVGPLLGARLIALAGGLSKLATLPASTIQVLGAEKALFRALRTGGKPPKHGVIFQHPEIHRAPRWQRGKIARALAAKLAIAARIDAFTGEYKAEELKEELEKRIKEIKTLYAKPPVRKAPTPSKPRKKYRKKKKKRRR from the coding sequence ATGATGGCATATATACTTGAGAACGTTATTGGGGTTCTTGCCCTAAACGAAAAGGGGGAGATAATAGCGTATAAGCTATTTGATAGAAAAGTTGAAAAAATAGCAGAAAATATTCTAAAACTCGAAAAGGGACAGTTAATTGATCAAATTTCTCAGTTAGTCGAAGAATTAAGAAACAAAAAATATTCTACAATTGTAGTGGAAGATGAAAACCTTGCAAGAAGCATAGCGGCAGCTAATGAAGGTATTGAGGTTTTAGTAAAACCTGGAAACAAGATCGCTTGCAAATTTAGGGAGGAAAAGGAAACATACGCGTCGATACTCGGAGTTGGCAAGGAAGAATATAGGCGATTAACCTATTTAGTTGCATTGGAAGTTACGAGGAGGAAGGTGAGAAAAGCCGCTGAAAAACGAGATTTATTCATTGCGCAGGCAATTTCTGCCGTTGATGAAGTTACTAAAACAATTAACTTGTTTGCTTCGAGAATAAGAGAATGGTATGGATTACACTTTCCTGAAATGGATGATATTATTGAAGACCATGAAACGTATGTGCGGCTAGTATATGAAATAGGTAAGAGAGAAAACTACACGAAGGAAAATCTTAAAGAGTTTGACCTGCCTGAAGGCGTTAAACGTAGATTAATCGAAGTTGCAGGCAAGAGCATGGGTGCAAGTATAACGGAGTTCGATCTACAAGCTATGAGGTCTCTAGCAAGATTAACGCTAGATCTGATAGAGGTTAAGGCGTCCCTCCATGAGTACATCGACGAGGCTATGAAAGAAGTTGCGCCAAATATTAGAGGTTTGGTGGGACCCTTGCTTGGTGCTAGGCTTATAGCATTGGCCGGAGGCTTATCTAAGCTAGCAACTCTTCCTGCTAGCACTATACAAGTGTTGGGAGCTGAAAAGGCGCTTTTTAGAGCGTTAAGAACTGGAGGAAAACCTCCAAAGCATGGCGTTATATTCCAGCATCCAGAGATACATCGAGCTCCAAGATGGCAAAGAGGTAAAATAGCGCGTGCGTTGGCAGCAAAGCTGGCTATAGCAGCCAGGATCGATGCTTTTACTGGAGAATATAAGGCAGAAGAATTAAAAGAAGAACTGGAGAAAAGAATTAAAGAAATAAAAACACTATATGCTAAACCTCCGGTTAGAAAAGCGCCTACTCCATCAAAACCTAGGAAAAAATATCGTAAAAAGAAAAAGAAGAGGAGGAGGTGA
- a CDS encoding fibrillarin-like rRNA/tRNA 2'-O-methyltransferase gives MKELIRAIKVYPHEKFFGIYWIEFEDGSRKIATRNLAPGVKVYGEQLVKFGDKEYRVWNPYRSKLAAAIYKGLKDVPLKDGSKVLYLGAASGTTPSHVSDIVGDAGVVYSVEFSPRVMREFIEKCAVHRKNLIPILSDARFPARYRMFVETVDVVYADIAQPFQSKIVADNAEVYLKTGGWILQAIKAMSIDVTREPSETYRLEISHLEDRGFEIVDVVHLEPYDTAHAFVLARKK, from the coding sequence GTGAAAGAGTTGATAAGAGCGATAAAAGTATATCCTCATGAGAAATTCTTTGGAATTTATTGGATCGAGTTCGAGGATGGTAGTAGAAAAATTGCAACTAGGAATTTGGCACCAGGAGTAAAGGTCTATGGGGAGCAGTTAGTTAAATTTGGTGATAAAGAATACAGAGTTTGGAATCCTTATAGAAGCAAATTAGCGGCTGCAATTTATAAGGGCCTAAAAGATGTTCCACTGAAAGATGGGTCTAAGGTGTTATATTTAGGAGCTGCTTCGGGCACCACACCTAGCCATGTTTCCGATATTGTTGGAGATGCTGGTGTTGTCTACAGCGTGGAGTTTTCTCCAAGAGTAATGAGAGAATTTATCGAGAAATGTGCGGTACATCGCAAAAACTTAATACCTATATTATCTGATGCGCGTTTTCCCGCTAGATATAGAATGTTTGTTGAAACGGTGGATGTTGTTTATGCTGACATAGCTCAACCTTTCCAAAGCAAAATAGTAGCAGATAACGCGGAGGTATACTTGAAAACTGGTGGCTGGATACTACAAGCTATTAAGGCAATGAGTATAGATGTGACACGTGAACCATCTGAAACATATAGGCTTGAAATAAGTCATTTAGAGGATAGGGGGTTTGAGATAGTAGACGTGGTGCATCTCGAGCCTTACGATACGGCTCATGCCTTCGTGCTTGCGAGGAAAAAATAA
- a CDS encoding helix-turn-helix domain-containing protein, translated as MIMKKASERIEAIGEILEKKNYDIITDYGSGNYCFDIIASKKDDKKRLIIHTAEDIQQCSRNIAQDMKKLAMTVDGVPLLVGSKMGKRELETGVLYKKHGILAIDLDTLEIFLAEKQHPLIYADKGGLYVKINPKKLKLARLEKGFSLGELAQKIGVSRKAVYEYERGNMDVTLDVAIKLEEVLDADLIEPIGKLEDIIKWNIEKEKTELNDQTIASLYRILSKAGFKVLLFRKTPFDIAARKEEIGKRIIVKNARKRIEEKEISLLSDIAELIKALVLLVVKHGHNKFLFEKSEKLQVINERFIRKIEEILIV; from the coding sequence GTGATAATGAAAAAAGCCAGCGAACGCATAGAAGCTATAGGTGAAATATTAGAAAAGAAGAACTATGATATAATAACTGATTATGGCAGTGGTAATTACTGTTTTGATATCATAGCGAGTAAGAAGGACGATAAAAAAAGATTGATAATACATACAGCTGAAGATATTCAACAGTGCAGTAGGAACATCGCACAGGATATGAAAAAATTAGCAATGACTGTTGATGGGGTACCTCTTCTAGTCGGCTCTAAAATGGGTAAAAGAGAATTAGAGACGGGCGTGCTTTATAAGAAACATGGAATTCTCGCTATTGACCTGGATACTTTAGAGATATTTCTTGCTGAAAAACAACATCCTTTGATATATGCTGATAAAGGTGGATTATACGTGAAGATTAATCCGAAAAAATTGAAATTAGCAAGATTAGAGAAAGGCTTTTCCCTAGGAGAACTCGCGCAAAAAATAGGTGTTTCAAGGAAGGCAGTCTACGAGTATGAGAGAGGAAATATGGATGTAACCTTGGATGTAGCTATAAAGCTGGAAGAAGTATTAGATGCGGATTTAATTGAGCCCATAGGCAAGCTCGAAGATATTATTAAATGGAACATTGAAAAAGAGAAAACCGAGCTTAACGACCAAACAATAGCATCTCTATACAGGATATTATCTAAGGCAGGGTTCAAAGTTTTACTATTTCGTAAAACTCCATTCGATATTGCGGCTCGTAAAGAAGAAATTGGAAAAAGGATCATTGTTAAAAATGCTAGAAAGCGTATTGAGGAAAAAGAGATATCACTACTCTCCGACATAGCGGAGTTAATAAAAGCATTAGTTCTGCTTGTAGTGAAACATGGTCATAATAAGTTTTTATTTGAGAAAAGCGAAAAATTACAGGTAATTAATGAGCGATTTATAAGGAAGATAGAAGAAATCTTGATTGTTTAA